The genomic interval TATACACTCTATACCGTTCCCTTCTTCTGATCTACACTCTTTCACAGCATTCCTCTCATTCACTAGTTCTCAATTTTCTATTCGTTCATCCACTTTAAAAAAGCTATACAGCCACTCGCCACTGGTTTCAGTCCCACTTACGACGAATCCTTTCACGTAGTAATCTTAACCCATCACATTTTTCCGCTCACTCTTTCAGGATCGGTGCTGCCTCTACAGCTTACCATCAAGGCCTTTCAGATCATACCATCTCCTCCCTCTTCTAAAAATTAATCTTCTAACGGGGGGGCCTGGTTCTACACATGCTCAAAACCGCGCTGAACTCCATCCCAAATTCCTCTGAGTTCGCCCCCCCGTTCCAAACTATAGGGCGTGGACCATActagcaaaataataataaaaaatttaattcaCCTTTatttggtggaaaaaaaaaatcacacattaagaaataatgTGATGAAATCATCATGAATGAAatgtgtgccacaattattggcgCCCCTGGTGTATatactttgtacaacctccttttaccaacaagacagcacttaatcttctcctataactcttGGTTGGgatgggagaatacagaaagagggatcttcgaccattgctctttgcacaacctctctaaatTGTCCAGAAGCCTGGGTCTTCTCCCATGcgctctcctcttcagctcaccccacaggttttctTTTGGGctgaggtctggggactgagatggccatgagaggagcttgattttgtgccttgtgaaccatttttgagttGATTTGGTGACAtctttagggtcattatcttgctgaaagacccggtgacgacccatcttcagctttcgggccgaggccaccagattctgattcaaaatgtcctgatatttcaaagagttcatgatccaATGTGTCCTTACAAGTTTCCGaggtcctttggaggagaaacaggcccacagcatcacaGATCCTCCCCCATacttaacagtgggcatgaggtgtttttctgcgtaGTCATCCTTGGTGTTACATCAGACCAACTTAGAATGTTTGTTGCTAATaagctctatcttggtctcatctgaccaaagcacacggTCCCAGTTCAAATTCCAGTACCGCTTTGCAAACTCCACCCGTTTATGCTTAtgagtataactcagaaaaggctttctccatgcatgcctcccaaacagcttgttggcatgTGGATAGCACTtgatggttgtttgggagacctcttaaccccaagatgctaccatttgattcaattctcttacagtgagctttggatAACTTTTTTCTTCTCTTACCATCCTACTCACTGTGCGTGGTGCAAGATACATTTGCGTCCCCTTCCAGGCTTGTAGacattgcctgatttatgaaggtcgacacacatctgctttactttaatagtgtgttctcttgtctttcccatgtttaagagtgagtaagagaaatagcactctgtgtaacgccatatttataccccagggaaacaggaagtaatgaattactaattaaaggttcctagatacgttgatccactttatacactacaatagaaattacataaatggttcaaatacatttatatccaagaaattgttaagggtgccaataattgtggaaatgtttttcagagtgagattatgtttctgcaataaaacaataatttattttaaacaaattttatcTAGgagtgccaataattatggagggcgctGTATTCTCACACTTACAGTAAAATGCATTGTAAAGTACAACATCTGGTCAAAGCTGATGTGATTCTTATAgtttgctaaaaaaaacaaccctctcATTCAAGTGTTTAGACAGCAAATGGACCATCTACTTGCAGCTGaaatgttgtttacaaaatcaAGACAAATGCATCTCTCAGTCCTCAGAGTAGCTGCGAGGCTAATTCTAACAAAGAGCCTGAAAGTCAAAGGAATCCATATCAAGAGACATTAAGAAATATAAGTTTGTTAGTGAACGGGTATTCACCGCTAAACCCTGCATGTTTTACAGGGaacactgtggaaaaaaaatacagaaagaaaaGTGTAAACCAAGTTAGTGTcccttggaaataaatgtatgttgttACAGGGAAGAACCACAAGGGGAGGCTCAAATCGTTAAATAAAAGTAATGTGATCACagattcttcatctcatgtgagttCTGTGACATTTATTATGTACAATAATTGTTTGCTTTCCTAATCACAGCTGGCTTATTCTTTTGTGGTAAAATGACTGATGTTTTTacgtgtgttgttttgtttcttgcagagtgtttgaactgtcTCTTGCCACTCTTACAGCATTAATCAGCCACAAAGCGAGGGGGATTGCTACTGCAATTCCAATAACAATTCCCACACCTGACCCTGTTACTCCATATGCAGATCCAACTACTGATCCAACAAGAGCACCAATGATAGTCAGTATAATCAGTGCTGCTGGTTTCATGTAATAGCGCGCAAGTGTCATCATCTCATCTCGATACTTGCTCTTGATTTCTGCGATGTCCACAGGCTGGTCATCTTCATTCACTGtaacaagacaaaaaagaaacaaacgaTCTACTTGAGTGGGGTGTCAACCAAGGGAAACACTCACCTGTACATAGATCTTCAAATATCTTTAAACATGGCTCTCAACCTAGGGGCTGTACCAGTTAATTGTGAAAAGGAgtcaatataacatttttagaaatatatttacgGACAACATAATACTCACAACTAGGACGTTCTCCCTGAAAACTTCCACGTCGTTGCCGAAGAACAGTTTCCTCAGCTTGTCTTTTATACTGGTTAATTCTTGTCTGATACCCCATTTTCAGCCGTTCTTCTCTGTCCTCGTACTTTTGTTTCATTTCTGTGATGTTCTTTGGTATTTTGCTCTGCATATATTCATAGTACATCGGTGGCAAAAAGAAATCACCACAATTTCCTTCCACCGTTTTCTCTATTTCCTGGAGGAACTCAGGGACCTGGTCTTCAGAACGGAGGACATATTGTCTGTTGCCACATTTTTCCAGCAGTCTGTTTGCTTTCTGAATGTACTGTCTGACTGCAGGTTCCTCCACTTCTTCATCACATAAGAACAGCACCATTGTGTGTTTCCAGACCCTCTCAGACAGAAGCTCCATGTGGTGACTTACTGATTTAAGTTCTTTTACAGAAGGTCCATCAGCATCACTTTCAACACGCAGCACCACTGTAAGAGCATGGGGTCCTGGAGGGCAGAGAGTCACGCTTCGGacaatttcatttttaacattattaGGGGTTTTATTTATAGCAAGTCTGTCCCATCCTGGAGTGTCCACCAGGCAGATCCTCCTTCCTCTAGCTTCTCCTTCACGTAAAACACATGATCCTATCTCCCCCTTAGGTTCCTTGCTGCCAAACAGGAGTCTGGCCACTTTACTCTTCCCAGCTCCAACTTTCCCCAGCAGCACAATCCTCAGTTCTGAAACAAAAGGCAAGaaattagaaaataataataataaaatcaaattttttttttacttcagttatgtggaggtggtttgttTACAAAGTAACCGATGTACAATAAACAATGGTATTgtgtaaaaacatattttatttaatataattaatagtaatataacatttattgcaataattttgaaattaataaaagtattaaacgtatcgccaaaataccctgaaatatcgtgatattattttagggcaatatcacccacccctactGGCAACTATGAACAAGGAATACAAGCTGTGTTACTGTGTTAAATCCCAAAATAAAACTTACAGTGTTACGTTTATTTACAGATTTACTCAGATCTAAGCAAAAAGTAATCAACATGTCTTACCTTCTGTTGGTGAGATTCCTTCTGACGTGGCCATGTTGATTGTGAGTGAATCAGATTCGAAGATCCTGTGAATTTCCTTTAGAATATTACTTGTACATTGTGCAGTATTctgtaaaacaaatgttttaaaatctcATGAATTAATGTGACCTGGACAAAAGCAAAACAAGCCATTGTTTAGCTTTAGAAAATTACATTCTGTTTCTTGCAAATTGTCAAGTATATGTttagtttcagtttcatttgtgTCCTGAGAGTTTGTCATAAAAAACGTTCACTTCTGCTTAATTCTGCTGTTTACTTTAcagtaaaacattcattcacaccaactcctcacagacagtcaccaggaggaaacccatgcagacacagagagaacacaccacactcttcacagacagtcacccagaggaaacccacgcagacacagagaacacaccaactcctcacagacagtcaccaggaggaaacccacgcagacacagagagaacacaccacactcttcacagacagtcacccagaggaaacccacgcagacacagagagaacacaccacactcttcacagacagtcacccagaggaaacccacgcagacacagagagaacacaccaactcctcacagacagtcaccaggaggaaacccacgcagacacagagagaacacactacactcctcacagacagtcacccggaggaaacccacacggacacggggagaacacaccaactcctcacagacagtcacccagaggaaacccacgcagacacagagagaacacaccaactcctcacagacagtcacccggaggaaagccacgcagacacagagagaacacactacactcctcacagacagtcacccggaggaaacccacgcggacacggggagaacacaccaactcctcacagacagtcacccggaggaaacccacgcagacacagggagaacacaccacattcttcacagacagtcacccggaggaaacccacgcagacacagggagaacacaccacactcctcacagacagtcacccggagtgcgaatcaaacccataacctccatGTTCCTGGACCTGTGttactgtgacacctacctgctgtaaATGAGGAGTAAATGAGGAAACACTGCTGGAATGTACTGCATCACAATCTGTTACTGTTGACACAAACAACACAGGAACTGGATTTTAttaacacatttacagacacataATATtcatgaataaaacacacattgatacaaatttaaacacttgCCTTTGGTGGTTTGGTCTCCAGCAATTTATTTCCTAGTGCTCGGTTTGATCTTAAATGGCGTCTGGAAGTGCTCAGGTGAGAAAGGGTCAGGAAAAACACATCTTGGGATGAAAAGGGGCCGTGTCTTCTGTGATACGATCCTAATGCAGGGTAAAGGTAACAATGGATCAATTCCGAGCTTCCTGagtatggaatcagatttgtgccaaaaataaTCGCAGaaaaaataatctaaaacataaaacttataacttgcaaacaaaatatccagctctgacgtttgtgctccatgacttttgcACGTGAACGCTAAGTTCTGTGTGCGAGCACTCCGAGTTTTATGCATCTGATCCCAGAGTTTTACGAGCATTTTTGGCACAAACCTCTGCCTTCctattggctaatgagtttttgagtcaCGACTCAGTGCACTGACGTTCACATGCTTATGAACGTTGCTGAATAGCTCTCATAGAATTTCCCCTTttctaatatttaaacatatagccCTTTTTGCTTAAACTGCATACTATtagaacattttacattttttgtcacttcacctgttcttgtttattaatattaataatacttattattataattattgctgATTactgataatttttttttttaatgaatcattCGCATTTCCTCACAAAATGCGAAAATGACAATGGACTTTGCAGAAGttaaatacaactttattaaaggaacaggaacatctctcacactccttattgtcatgtttctcttttctctgacaCAAATGTGTCATGTaacacaaaatgcacatatgaaattgatcatcaaaataaaatttgagcaTTTAAATCATAATAGCCGTTGTGGAATAGGTTCAATGTGTACATGGGATTCTGAACAGGAGCTCAAGTACtcgtataaaaatattttacaaataagcagaaataaatgctaatttattctgttttatcctgagtaaacacagacatcaccgtgcatttacctcagatcaatATCTACAaaagacaaacaggtttgttttcacagaTGAAACTACCTCaccctccttggatcaccacttTAACGTTGTGGAGGGTTTGCGTggctgcgtgagcctaggagctatgttgtcgggggcaatagcccctggtagggtctcccaaggcaaattgatcctaggtgatgggccagacaaagagtgatccataaagacaaggatgaagagattaagaacagggacacaGCTTCCCTTGCCTGGAGTAGGGTTAatggggcctcaccctggagccaggcctgtgggaggggctccttggcgagcgcctggtggccagACATTCACTCATGGGagccggccgggctcagcccgaaggagtaacatgggtccactctcccatgggtcCACCActtgtgggagaggtagtaatccaggtctggtgcattgtggatcgggaagcagccggggtcgggggccctggcgttctgatcctcggttactgaaactggcttttggaacatggaacataacctctctggtgggaaaagagcctgagctagTGCgcaaggttgagaggtaccggctagatctccttgagaggggctggatgctcttccactctggagttgcccagggtgagaggcataAGGCAGGAATGGGCTTACTCAAAGCCCCccgcttagcgcctgtacgtttgggtttaccccagtggacgagagggtaatttccctgcgccttcgggttggggaaagggcttatttgtgcttatgcaccgaacagcagttcagagtaccatgccttcttggggatcctagagggggtgctggtgaacactcattctggagactccattgttctgctgggggacttcaacactcacgtgggtaatgaccgtgagacctggaggggcgaaattgggaggaacggccccgctgatctgaacccgagtggtgttcagttattggatttctgtgcccgtcaTAGTTTGTCCAtcacgaacaccatgttcgagcataagggtgtccacaaataCACCttgcatcaggataccctaggccgcatttcgatgattgactttatagtcgtatcatcggacctgcggccatatgttctggacactcaggtgaagagaggtgctgagctgtcagcTGATCACCACcatgtggtgagttggatcaggtggcgggggaggatgccggacagacctggcaggcctaaacgtgtgttgagggtttgctgggaacttttggcagaggaacctgtcagaaagatcttcaactcccacatccagcagagcttcgactgcaccAAGGGGGAGGCCACAAGGGAGAGTGACATTGAGTCAgaatgggccatgttccagaCCTCCATTGTCGAGGCAGCTGAAtagagctgtggctgcaaggttgtcggtgcctgtcagggtggcaatccccgcactcggtggtggacagcccgggtgagggaggctgtcaagctgaagaaagagtcctatcaagcctggttggcttgggggactccggaggcagctgacaggtacAGAGGAGCCAAGCAGCTCGCAGCTTCGGCTGTTGCTGAGGCAAAAAcacgggtgtgggaggagttcggtgagaacatggaaaacgactttcggtcggctccgagaagtttctggaaaaccatcaggcgactcaggaggggaaagcagctttccaccaacactgtatatggtgggggtggggagttgtTGATCTCGACTGGAGACGTCATCAGGTGGAGGAAGGAATACTTctaggatcttctcaatcccaccagcacgtcttccgcagagaaAGTAGAGTTTGGGGACCCTGGggagggctcgtctatcactggggccgAGGTGGTAGGAAAACTACTTGGCGGTatggccccgggggtggatgaagttCGCCCCGgtttcctcaaggctctggatgttgtggggctgtcttggctgacgcgtctttgcaacatcacaTGGACATCAGGGGCAGtacctctggactggcagactggggtggtggttcccctttttaaaaagggggatcggagggtgtgttccaactatagggggatcacacccCTCAGCCTCCCCGGCAAGGTCTAttcgggggtactggagaagagagtccgactgatagttaaccctcggatccaggaggaacaaaacacaggaccagctctttacctctctatccagtccctgtataggcagagcaggagtctggttcgtatggctggcagtaagtcagactggtttccagtcggagttggactccgtcagggctgcccgttgtcaccagttctgttcattatttttatggacagaatttctcggcatagccaagtggcggaaggtgtccggtttggtggtctcaggattccatgcctgctttttgtggatgatgtggtcttgttggcttcattgaGCCGGgaactccagctcttgctggaccagtttgcagccgagtgtgaagtggtagggatgaggatcagcacctccaagtccgagtgaGCACTGGGTGGCCAGTGCtcaaaagggtggagtgctctctccaggttggaagtgagatcctgcctcaagtggaggagtttaaatacctcagggtcttgttcacgagtgagggaaagatggagcgggagattgacaggtggATCAGTGCAGCGTCAGGGATCTGTACcggtctgttgtggtgaagagagagctgagtagaaaagcaaagctctcgatttaccgttcaatctacgtcccaaacctcacctatggtcacgagctttgggtagtgactgaaagaacgagatcgcagGTACAAGCGgttgaaatgagttttctccgcagggtgtctggggttaggagctcggacatccgggagagactcaagccgctgctcctccgcgtcgagaggagccagttgaggtggttcggacatctggtccggatgcctcctggacgccttcctgatgaggtgttccgggcatgtccaatggggaggaggccccggggcagaccaagaacacactggagagactaccgtattttccgcactataaggtgcacctaaaaaactcaaattatctcaaaagccgacagtgcgccttataatccggtgcaccttatatatggaccaatattgagccacaacaggtctcgcaactacggtaagcagccgcctacttcattttcttccgcgcgcggtgcatgctggatatataccggtatatatatttcatttccatttgttttttatgtaaagaccccaaaatggctcctattaagagacacgcatatgacgcagattttaaactcaaggcgatcagtcacACAGAAGAACATGGGAGTAGAGCAGCAGCAAGAGAATTTAACATTAACGAATCAATGGTGCGAAAGTGGAGGAAGCAACAAGATGACCTACGCCAAGTAAAGAAGACTAAACAGAGTTTCCGAGGGAATAAAGCGAGATGGCTACATTTGGAGGactacgctgggttgtaatctattaataaagttgaactgacctatctgactgttttgttgacattccctttagcgcagctccatctaattgatgcataacataacccccagcctctactgtagcgtctattgtatgcaccttataatccggtgcgccttatatatggacaaagtttta from Hoplias malabaricus isolate fHopMal1 chromosome 3, fHopMal1.hap1, whole genome shotgun sequence carries:
- the LOC136692846 gene encoding GTPase IMAP family member 9-like; the encoded protein is MATSEGISPKTEELRIVLLGKVGAGKSKVARLLFGSKEPKGEIGSCVLREGEARGRRICLVDTPGWDRLAINKTPNNVKNEIVRSVTLCPPGPHALTVVLRVESDADGPSVKELKSVSHHMELLSERVWKHTMVLFLCDEEVEEPAVRQYIQKANRLLEKCGNRQYVLRSEDQVPEFLQEIEKTVEGNCGDFFLPPMYYEYMQSKIPKNITEMKQKYEDREERLKMGYQTRINQYKRQAEETVLRQRRGSFQGERPSCEYYVVRKYISKNVILTPFHN